The window TTTTTTTCTGTATCCTTGATATTCACTGTTTTCTTCGTTTTGGTAGTAATCATCAAGAACTTCATGATACCTGACAGTAATGTAGACGGTACAAGGGAGTGTGAACTTTCTGGAATCCAGAGTAAGCGCTTGTGTTTCATGGAGCATAACACTTCGCCCCTTCTCATCCAGCACCGCACCGGGATTGACAACGAGCATGAAAATGCCCCCTCCCCCTTGCACGGATCTCACCCGGAATTCATCCATCACACCAGGAATGATTCCTGTGCCATGAAACAACTTGTTATAATACAACTCCTTCCGATGGCCATACTCCTGAATTCCGTTCCAGAACTGTGGTGTTGCAAGCAACCCGTTGAAAAAGTTTGCTCGACGAAAGGGTTCAATTTTCTCAATCATTCTTTATCTCCTCCCGTTTCCGGGACAGACTCATCCGATGCCATGCGGGTGTCATCATCAATCAGCACGCCAAGGACCTTTACTTCTTCAGGGTTTCTGAACGCAATGATTGCCAAGGTATTTGCCGGTTTTTCCATCTCCAGAATCTGGGGGAGAAGCGTTACAACTCCGGGATCCACCTCCGCGCGCTCTATCGGAAAAAAGACGGTGAAATATGCTCGATACTGTTTTTTGGAATCCAGAATCAGGGCAGCCCTGTTGCCTGGCGATGCACCCAGAACGTAGGCATCGTGGGGCAAATAGTTTTCCAGAATCTCCGGCTCCACTCCCGTTAAGAGCTTCATGAGCTTTTGTATCCCGATAGCCGTTCCCCGGTACCGATAGAGTGTAACTGCCTGGTGAAGCAACAGGCGAAGCTTGTCTTCCGGCAACACCTGGGCGATAGAAATATCGAACCATCCTGCCAGCCACCGCAAAAACCCCTCGGGCGTGTCGGAAGGAACAAAGAAAGAATGGAGATTATCAAGAGTCAGGGTGATCTCGTTGTAGAGATGCTGAAAGACCCACAGGAAGTTTCGAAGGAACTCATTGTCCTGGTATATCGACGGAAGAAAGCGGATCGGATTACGCGACGCCACCACAAGATGGGGGTCTCCATGTTTCTCCCTGACCTGCAAGACCGTGGAAAAAGGTCGCTCGCTTTCCATGTACGAGATAGTCCACTTCTGAATCCCTGCATGGCGCAATCGTCGCTGTGCAGCAAAGAGGCCAAGCCCCACGATCCCCTCTGGTGCACCCTGGATCACGTCCACTTCCTTACAACAACACGCACTCGCTCTTCGGAATCACTTTCCTCGGTAACCACGTCGTATCCGGAACTCCGAACCTTGTCCATTACCGTTTCATAGGCGTATTGCCGTGTGAACTCCGCCAGAATGTCCGTCTGTTTTCGCTCGGTCCACGTTTCGATCGCCCACCAGTCTGCAACAAACTCCGCTTCTCCTTTATCGTTTAGTGTGACCCCGATTGGATAGGAACAGCCTGTCTCAATCGAGATCCGGGCCTGGGCGGTTTCCTGTTCCCAGCCTTTTATGGAAAGGGTTGTCCCCTCGGCGGCCTCGGTATAGGCAATGCCCAGATTTTTCAGGGCCTGCTTGAGAACCTCGATATTCCGTATTTTCGTTTTCACTTGAGTGAAATGGGACACCTTACAACCTCCTTTTAAGCGACATACCTTGTTGAACCCGAATCCTATTGCACCTGAATAGAAATGATTGAATTCCTGTTTATCGAAAAATATTGCGTCACAATCTCGAAGACCGCCACGTTTCGCTCAAGCACAAGCACAGAAACCTCCCCTGCTTTCTGATCTTTTGTTGCATCGCTATAGACGTACCCGGTCATTCCTACCTCTACCGCCTGATGGATATCACTGGCCGGCGAGATGATCCGCTCCTGGATACCTGCCGACGACTCTATTTCAAGAATTCCAAAATCAACCCATATCTCTTCTATTTCTTCTTCCTCTACCGCAGCGGCTGTCTGTTGGACCACCACCGGTGGGGGGATGACCTCTTCCAGGACCAGCGGAGGAAAATCTTGCTGTGGCGTTTTCTCCACAGGTTCTTCAAGCTCCAGGTGTTCTTCAACAGCCACACTTCTGCAACCAGCCGTCAGAGCCAGAAGAACCGAAGCCAGGAACAGAACGCACTTTTTCACATCCATAGGGGTATTCCTCCTTTCTAGTGTCTGAGAAGAAACTGCGCGTAGGGCAAGTCTTCCCGGGAAATTGTCTCGCTGGTGTGCTCGTAGGGGCGCATCAGAACTCCCATCAGGTATTCTCCGGTACCTTTCTCTTCCCGGAGATCCGGTTCTGCGATGCGAAAGATATTCAGCCCTGCCGGAAGCAACTGTCCCGACAGATCTCCCCTTCCCAGGTGATATCCCTGGAAGTAGATATGTGCCTCCTCCGGAAAATGGTCCCCACTCTGCGGACGCAGCGCCCCTACCTGAAGTCTCGCCTCAAAGGGAACTATTGCCAGAATGAGCAACCGCGACACATCACGAAGGCGCTCCTGCAGGTAGACAAGATCCAGAGACTCCAGGGGAAAGACATACCGCAGCACTTCACGGCCGGTCCGGTTGTTTATCAGGGTTGTCTCAAAAATCATGAGACGCTCCGAGAGTTTCAGTTCACTATCCACGGAATAGTCCCCTACCCCTCGCTGGGAAGGGTTTTCTCCAACAACGCCATCCATGTCTCCTATCTCTGCGCGTACAAGCCCTCCAAGGTGCAAGGCATAGCCGAGCAAATCGCGAATGTGGTCGTCATGGCGTCGGTAATCTGCTCCGTCACGAGACAGAAACGGGATGGAACTGAACTCGAAATCACCGCACTCAAGCGTGGTAAGGTGGAAAAACTTCAGTTGTACCGGGTTCACGTAGATAGTGGAGTGAAAAAGATTCGCCGGCTCCTTCTCTGCCGCAAGGCGAACCGTCAACTCTGCAAAGAGATTCGCGAGAGCATCCAGGGAACGTTCAGAGAGAGACGGCTCCTCTTCCACGGGCCGTTCCGCTTCTTCGTCCTCAATCATATTCTCATCAGCAAAGTCGTTCTTTTTTTCGGGAGAGCCTTTTTTTGCCGTCCGGCCCTCTTCCTCCGATATTTCCTCTTCCGGGGAACGATGAAGTTCGAGGGGATCACCACAGCAGTAGCACACCAGAGGAAGCTCGTCCTCGTCCTGTCCGGGAATGTCCACGATACGAACAAAGTGCCGGGGGGCACGACCTCGTTCCACCGGGTAGACGCTGACACGAACTCCCAGTCGCGCACCAGAGCGAAAAAACCGGGTGGTCCCAATATAATTGACAGGCAATCGGGTGCTTCGAACGATTCCCAGGAAGGACCAGATTGACCCCGTCGAACCGTTGCGAAACCTGTCACTCAACCAATCCTGGATCGATACCGGTCGATACTCCCCGTGAAGGATGAATCGATGTATTAGCTCCTGATGGAGCTTCTCTGCAAGATCCCGATCGACCCCGGATCCCACACGGGGGGGGAAAAAAGCGATCGTCGGGAGGTCTTCCGAGAGCTCTTCATACAGCTTCATGTAATCAATTGGATCAGGATCTGGTTCCTGCTCCGGTTTTTGCGCCACTGGCAAAGGCTCTTCCTGAAGAAGCTCTTCTCCCCTGCCCATGGAAAAGGCCTGGGAGACAAAGAAGAGGATAAACACCACCATTACCATTGGCACTCGACTAACTACCATCACTACCTACCCACAAGACAATGAGCCAGGAGGGAGGACCGGTTACGAGCCACACAGCTCGGCACTCGGCCCCCACCTCCTGAAGATGAAATTCATGTTCCCGGGCTTAACCCCAGTCAGCATCCTCATAGACCAGGGAAATGCTCTCGGAAATGGCACCGTTCTCACTGCTGGAGAGATCAGACATAGTCCAGCCTGACGGCACACACTCAAAGAGGTTCCGACGAGCAATCTCGGTGATTCCATCCCGGCCGGACAAAACTACCGATACAGCTTTTCGTTCGGGCAATCCCCGCTCAACGGTTTTCCACCAGTCTCGCAGTACCGTATCTGTGGGATCGCAGTTTCGCGTGAGCGTTACCGTCTCGTAGCGAACCTTTCCCGGAATCTTCCGGGGGTTCTTGTCCATTCCTCCCACATCGTCGGAAACCTCTGCGGTGGCACCGAGGCCGGTAACAGACGTGAAGTTGCCGTAGTCAACCCCATCGATCTCTACCTTGAAGTTCGTCTTCATTTGCGGCGCATAGACTCCCATGCGTACCTCCTATCGGGTCATCTTTTTCCCATGCCAACGGCATGATGGCTTTATTCATCCAGGGTCTTCTGCGAAACGCGGAAAACCACAAACTCGGCGGGCTTTGCAGGAGCAATTCCCACTTCGCACACCACGTACCCTGCGTCGATTGATTCGGGGGGGTTCAGCTCGTCGTCACACCGGACGAAAAAGGCCTCTTCCGGGGAATCACCAAAAAGAGCACCGTCTTTCCACAGGCGAAGACAGAAGGCCGTAAGGTTTCGGGTAATCTGTTTCCACAAACCCCGCGTGTTGGGTTCAAATACAACCCAGTTGGTTCCATCCTGGATCGCCTTCTCGACCATGCAGAAAAGCCTTCGCACGTTGAGATAGCGCCATTCGGGATCGGAACTGAAGGTTCTCGCACCCCACACCCGAATGCCCCGACCGCTAAACTCACGAATACAGTTCACTCCCTTGGGATTCAGAAGCTCCTGTTCTCCGTCGGTAAGCTGATAGCGCAAACCCGTTGCTCCCCGAAAGATTTCGTTTGCCGGTGCCTTGTGGACCCCCCTCGTTCCATCGACGCGCCCGAAAACCCCGGCAATTCCTCCGGAAGGCGGGACAAAGATATCGGTCTCAAGATTGGGATCGAAGATCTGGACCCATGGGAAATAATAGGAACCGTGGGTGGAATCTCGTGGCATGGGAATGGTATCGATTCCCTTCTCAAGCACTTCAGGAGCATCCAGGACGGCAACGCGGAAACGATTTTTTTCGCAATGCGAGAGAATCGCGTCCATGGCGGCAGGATCGGTGACCCCCGGAGCTGCGACAATCGAGATATCTGACATCTCATCAAAAGCAGGAAGGCCAGTCCGCTGTCCGGGCCCTTCGTCTTTTCCGATGATAAGCTTGGTGAGGTTATCGGGG of the Alkalispirochaeta americana genome contains:
- a CDS encoding phage tail protein yields the protein MIQGAPEGIVGLGLFAAQRRLRHAGIQKWTISYMESERPFSTVLQVREKHGDPHLVVASRNPIRFLPSIYQDNEFLRNFLWVFQHLYNEITLTLDNLHSFFVPSDTPEGFLRWLAGWFDISIAQVLPEDKLRLLLHQAVTLYRYRGTAIGIQKLMKLLTGVEPEILENYLPHDAYVLGASPGNRAALILDSKKQYRAYFTVFFPIERAEVDPGVVTLLPQILEMEKPANTLAIIAFRNPEEVKVLGVLIDDDTRMASDESVPETGGDKE
- a CDS encoding DUF1257 domain-containing protein — protein: MKTKIRNIEVLKQALKNLGIAYTEAAEGTTLSIKGWEQETAQARISIETGCSYPIGVTLNDKGEAEFVADWWAIETWTERKQTDILAEFTRQYAYETVMDKVRSSGYDVVTEESDSEERVRVVVRKWT
- a CDS encoding phage tail protein — translated: MGVYAPQMKTNFKVEIDGVDYGNFTSVTGLGATAEVSDDVGGMDKNPRKIPGKVRYETVTLTRNCDPTDTVLRDWWKTVERGLPERKAVSVVLSGRDGITEIARRNLFECVPSGWTMSDLSSSENGAISESISLVYEDADWG
- a CDS encoding phage tail sheath family protein codes for the protein MPQYQTPGVYVEEVSSGSKPIEMGSTSIAGFLGVAEKGPVDEVTLVTNWTQYSKIFGGMHSQGWLGHAVYLFFQNGGSKCYINNLAEPKKVAPAKEAATKAKDGAEGAEQKEEAKPVVPESMGNPDNLTKLIIGKDEGPGQRTGLPAFDEMSDISIVAAPGVTDPAAMDAILSHCEKNRFRVAVLDAPEVLEKGIDTIPMPRDSTHGSYYFPWVQIFDPNLETDIFVPPSGGIAGVFGRVDGTRGVHKAPANEIFRGATGLRYQLTDGEQELLNPKGVNCIREFSGRGIRVWGARTFSSDPEWRYLNVRRLFCMVEKAIQDGTNWVVFEPNTRGLWKQITRNLTAFCLRLWKDGALFGDSPEEAFFVRCDDELNPPESIDAGYVVCEVGIAPAKPAEFVVFRVSQKTLDE